From Roseateles sp. SL47:
GGGTCACGGTCGTTGAGCGCAAAGTCCAGGCGCCAGCGCATCTCCGCATTGGCCTTGTCGCGCGCAATGGCGTCAAAACGCGCTGCCGGAATCTGGTCCGCCTTGGGAACATCACGGACATACGCCGGCGCGTCCGGCTTCTTCCAGTGGCCAAACAGCTGGTCCAACGCCGTGTCGAGCCCTTCGGGCACCGCCCCCACCACCGCCACCCGAGCCTGATTGGCGGACCAATAGCGTGCGTGGAAGTTCTTGATGTCTTCCAGCGTGGTGGACTTGAGCTGCGCCACCTGCTCGTCTGTGGTCATCAGGTAGTCCGGATCCCCCAGCTTCACGCCCCGCGCGCGGTTGTAGTGCTCACGCACCGCCTGCTGACGCAGCGTCTCCAGTTCCTGACGCTGCGCCTCCAGCCCGGCCTGCCCGGCTTTCTGCGCGCGATCAAAGGCGGCCTGCGGAAGCAGCGGGTGCTGCATGAGATCCGCCGCCATCTTGAGGACTTCCAGCAGGGAATCTTTCTCCGCCGAGATCCGCAATGTCGCGCCCTGGTCGCCGCTGCTGATGCTCAGATTGGCTCGCAGTTGCACCAAACGGTCCTGCAACGCCTGCTTCGACAAGGTGGGCGTTCCTTCGTCCATCAGGCGAGCCACCAGGTCCGTCCCCTTGCGCTGAAAGGTTTCGTTGCGTTCGCCCCAGCGCAGCTGCATTTCCAATTGCACGGTGTTGCCGCGGGTGCGTTTGGAGAGGGTATTGAGCTCCATGCCGGAGGGCAGTCGCCGTGTGACGGTGCGCGCCAACAGGTGCTCCGGGGTGGGGTCAAATCGTTCCCCCTCCTCCACCTTGGGTGGGCCTTGCAGACCGGCCAGGCGAGCCTCCAGCGGCGGCGCAGCCGGAATCTCCACACGTTCGGCCTGAGCGGCCGGCAAGTACCGGCCCAGCGTCCGGTTGGCGGGGCGCAGGTAAGCCTGGCGCACCCGCTCCACATCCGCCAATGTCACTTTGGGCAGGTCTTCCATCAGTTGGAAGAGCAGACGCCAGTCCGTGGCGCCCAGGCTGGAGATCTGCTGGATCAGCGCCTCTGGGTTTTTCATCTGATCCCGGTACGACATCAGCGCCAGTTCGCGAACACGCGTCAGTTCAGATGCTTCAAACGGCTTGTTGCTGCGGCCTTCCACAATGTCCAGGAGCCGCTGCTCCACCGCCGCCTTGTCGGCATCCGGCGGCAGCACGGCATAGGCCCGGATGCCACCCGGGTCCGCAGCTCCCAGGCCGGTCAGCCCTGCGGCCAGCGCCAGCTTGGGCTCCACCAGTTCCTTGTAGAGCTGACCACTCGGCTGCAGCGACAGCATCAACCCCAGCACAAGCAGGGGTGCACTGTCCGGATGCGCCATGGCCGGCACATGGTAGTAAGCCAGGAGGATGGGTTGGCCCCCGACCCGCCGGACCACGACCGTGCGCTCACCGTCTTGCGGCGGCTCCACCGTGTAGGGGCGCGGGACGGGCGTGGCCGGATTGCGCAGCGGGCTGAACAACTGGCTGATGCGGGCCAGCGTGGCCTTGGCATCAAAACGCCCCGCCACCATCAGCGTTGCATTGTCCGGACGGTAGTAACGCTTGTAGAACGCCTGCAGCTTGTCAATGGGAACGTTTTCGATGTCGCTCTTGGGGCCGATGGTGTCGTGGCCATAGTTGTGCCAGTCGTAAGCCGCCGCCTGCACCCGCTTGCTCAACACCTCAAACGGCTCGTTCTCCCCTCGCTCGAATTCGTTGCGCACAACCGTCATTTCCTTGTCCAGGTCGGACTTGGCAATGAAGCTGTTGAGCATGCGGTCCGCCTCCAGGCTCAACGCAAAGTCGAGCGTGACCGGGTCCGCATTGAAGTTGGAGAAGTAGTTGGTGCGGTCGCTGGTGGTGGTGCCATTAAAACGCATGCCGCGCCGCGCAAAGACCTCCGCCAGATCCCGATGCCGCGGTGTGCCCTTGAACATCAGATGCTCCAGCAGATGCGCCATGCCGTATTCGCCAGGGGACTCGTGACGGCTGCCCACCCGGTAGGTGATGTTGACCGTGGTGGTGCTCTGCGCATCATCCGGGAAGAGCAGCACCTGCAGGCCGTTGGGGAGACGGTATTCGGAAATGCCGCCCAGCTCACGGACGAACGTGGCCTGCCCGACGCGGATAGCCTTGGCCGTCGTTGGTGCGGCCGTCGTTGGTGCGGCCGTCGTTGTTGTGGCTGATGGCGTTGATGGTGCTGCAGCCGTCTCGCCCCCGGAGCGCTGCGCCCAACCGGCGGACACCCCACACGCAAGCAGCACAGCCAACGTCAGCGCCTGCGGCAGCCAGTGGCGCGGAGCGCCATTGTGGCCATGACGGGCAGTGCGGGCAGCAACGGTATGACGGCCATGTCTGGCAGGGGCCGATGCACTTGCAGCAGAGTTTGCAGGAACCGGAAGAGAAGCCCCTTCCAGTCCACGCCGTGGGGACAAGGGTCGGGTGATCATGGGTACAGCAGACATCCGCAGACACTCCTACATGACAGGCTGAAGACAGCACATTGAAGACAGACCGGGGGCGGTTCGCGACCATTTCGGCTCTTGCCTGGCTCATGCCTGGCCGATGCCCGAGCCGATACCCGACCGATACCCGACCGATACCCGGCTCATGCATTCTCAGCTGGTTTCAATGCCAGAACGTGAACGCCGGCCCGTTTGGGCGCCGCTGTCGCGTCCTTGAAGTGTCTGTGGTTCGGGCGGAACTTTGAATGGCTTGAATTGAGGGTGCTGTGATCATGACTTCTCACCCATGCAGGAAGCCATGACGCCCCTCCGTCAGGCATCAAACGCCTTGCGTCGCCCCCTCGGCTCATCCACTGGATTTGCAGTTCGTCGCCACCGCCCTGCAGTGCAACCCTTTGCAGCGCCGGTTGGTCGCTTCCCGTTTGGCCGATGCAAACCGACTTCCTAAGCTGACTGGGTCAGTCACCGTCACCGCGCACCGTGTGTGCGCATGAATGCAGCCAGTCAGGAGTCACGCATGAACCCCGTTCGCGCCCCGTCCCCATCCGCCCGGCCTTCGCTGGCGTCTCTGGTCATGATGCTCGTCGGCCTGTGTGCCGGCGTCGTCACCAGCCTGGCGCACGCCGCACCGTTGGATCTGGACCGCGTCACCGTCCATGCCCGCCGGGGCAACGAGCCGGTGTACACCAATGTCCGCGCCACCTGCCCAGGTGTGGAGGCCTATCTGTCCCAGGTGCTCAGCCTGCCTCAAGCCCGGCATCGCAGTGAAGGCATCACCACCGTCACCTTCCGGTTGTCCGGGGCGTCCATTGATGAAATTCGCCAGGTGGGTGGCCCCTTCGAGTACCGCAGCGACATCCGGCGCGCCGTACGACAGATGAGCTGCCAGACCGAAGGAACGGACAAGCTGTATGTGATGCAACTGCAGTTTGTGAATGAACCCACGTCCGACGGTGGCAACGGTCGGAGCCGCTCGGTGGCCTTGCTGTCCGAGTGATCAGCCCAGCCCGCTCACGGCCTCGCGCACATGGGCATCCAGGGCAGACAGGGAGATCGGCAGACGTGACGCGGCGTCCTGCGGCAGGGTGCGGCGACGCTCGCCCCACACCGGGTTGGGGAAGTGGCTGTCCCAGTCGAATCGCGCAATCACATGCCAATGCAGGTGGGGCACCACATTGCCCAGCGTGGCCAGATTGATCTTGGTCGGGGTCAGATGCTGCCGCAGCGCCTGCTCCACCGCCAGCACCACCGCCATGCACGCCTCACGGTCGAGCGGTGTGAGATCGCTGAATTCGGCCACGTGATCGGTCCAGATGACGCGATAGAAAGCCGGGAAGTCGGGCTCGGCAGCACGAATGACACGCCAGCGCGCAGCGCTGGCCACCAGGTGTCCGCCAGCATCGCGGCAGAGGGGGCAATCAGGGTGTTCCATGGGGGAAAGCGGCCAGGGCCGCTGGCTAAGATCCGCTCGACTCTATCTGAGCCGAAGAAGGAGACTCCATGGCCGTCCGCCAGCCCGATGCCCGCCGCCGATCGCTGTTGCTGGGCAGTGCCGCCCATCTGGGCTCTCAGTCCGCCACTGCGCGAGGGCTGGGTCAATGGCTGGGTCAGCGGCTGGGGGTGGCCTCGGCCGGCCTGATGGCCAGCGCCCCCGCGATCGTGCATGCCGAGACCTGGCCGGCCAAGCCCATTCGCTGGGTGGTGGCTTATCCAGCGGGTGGCGGGTCGGATTTCCTGGCTCGACAGTTGGCCCCGGCCCTGGGGCGTGCTGTGGGCCAGACCATCATCATCGACAACCGCCCCGGCGCGGCCGGTGTGATCGGGACCGACAACGCCGCGAAGTCGCCGCCGGACGGCTACACCCTGCTCACCGGCGACAACGGCGCGATGGTGTTCAACGGGGCGCTCTACAAGAAGCTGCCCTACGCCCCGTCGGACTTCAC
This genomic window contains:
- a CDS encoding HIT family protein, which codes for MEHPDCPLCRDAGGHLVASAARWRVIRAAEPDFPAFYRVIWTDHVAEFSDLTPLDREACMAVVLAVEQALRQHLTPTKINLATLGNVVPHLHWHVIARFDWDSHFPNPVWGERRRTLPQDAASRLPISLSALDAHVREAVSGLG
- a CDS encoding M16 family metallopeptidase — translated: MLLACGVSAGWAQRSGGETAAAPSTPSATTTTAAPTTAAPTTAKAIRVGQATFVRELGGISEYRLPNGLQVLLFPDDAQSTTTVNITYRVGSRHESPGEYGMAHLLEHLMFKGTPRHRDLAEVFARRGMRFNGTTTSDRTNYFSNFNADPVTLDFALSLEADRMLNSFIAKSDLDKEMTVVRNEFERGENEPFEVLSKRVQAAAYDWHNYGHDTIGPKSDIENVPIDKLQAFYKRYYRPDNATLMVAGRFDAKATLARISQLFSPLRNPATPVPRPYTVEPPQDGERTVVVRRVGGQPILLAYYHVPAMAHPDSAPLLVLGLMLSLQPSGQLYKELVEPKLALAAGLTGLGAADPGGIRAYAVLPPDADKAAVEQRLLDIVEGRSNKPFEASELTRVRELALMSYRDQMKNPEALIQQISSLGATDWRLLFQLMEDLPKVTLADVERVRQAYLRPANRTLGRYLPAAQAERVEIPAAPPLEARLAGLQGPPKVEEGERFDPTPEHLLARTVTRRLPSGMELNTLSKRTRGNTVQLEMQLRWGERNETFQRKGTDLVARLMDEGTPTLSKQALQDRLVQLRANLSISSGDQGATLRISAEKDSLLEVLKMAADLMQHPLLPQAAFDRAQKAGQAGLEAQRQELETLRQQAVREHYNRARGVKLGDPDYLMTTDEQVAQLKSTTLEDIKNFHARYWSANQARVAVVGAVPEGLDTALDQLFGHWKKPDAPAYVRDVPKADQIPAARFDAIARDKANAEMRWRLDFALNDRDPDYLPLMVAAHILGGGSLENRLSVSVRQKAGLSYGVRASMWAPHFGDDADLIIGGTFAPQNREQVLALVKQELERMGRDGITEAELNRTKTDLLEGLRQSRADDARLSDVLLTMSDQGETWKTAAEREAKLRALTVAQVNEAWRKRIKVDGFVISTVGDFKDKAP